In the Elusimicrobiaceae bacterium genome, one interval contains:
- a CDS encoding ROK family protein — translation MIGIGVDAGGTFIKFVAVGDNCRVLDRAQAHTPATGGEFVGVISERILQWKRELGGRLCAAMGFAGAVDFERGVVHKAPNIPCIENLNIAEQVKKRTGIPCVLDNDANMAAWGAYAYDLKEKYPTVITVTLGTGVGGGLVLDGELFRGATGAAAEIGHMNIEPGGRRCPCGGRGCLEAYCGKHGIIARARSAYAAAGKKIPDGIDPLWLAEAAESGDKAALELWRKTGEYLGYGLGNACVLLSPDAIVFTGGLSGAKKFFMPAVEKVFADWAMDTAFRHVKLKVSRFPNLGSMGAALYARHCCRK, via the coding sequence ATGATCGGAATAGGCGTTGACGCGGGCGGAACTTTTATAAAATTCGTGGCCGTGGGCGATAACTGCAGAGTGCTTGACCGCGCGCAGGCTCATACGCCCGCCACGGGCGGGGAATTTGTCGGGGTGATTTCGGAGCGGATTCTGCAGTGGAAGAGAGAGCTGGGCGGCCGCCTGTGCGCCGCGATGGGGTTCGCCGGCGCGGTGGATTTTGAGCGCGGAGTGGTGCACAAGGCGCCCAATATTCCCTGCATAGAGAATCTGAACATAGCGGAGCAGGTCAAAAAGCGGACCGGGATACCCTGCGTGCTCGATAACGACGCCAATATGGCCGCCTGGGGCGCTTACGCCTATGACCTGAAGGAAAAATATCCCACCGTGATTACCGTAACGCTCGGCACCGGAGTGGGCGGCGGGCTGGTGCTTGACGGCGAGCTGTTCCGCGGCGCGACGGGCGCGGCGGCCGAAATAGGGCACATGAACATAGAGCCGGGCGGACGCAGGTGTCCGTGCGGCGGGCGGGGCTGTCTTGAGGCGTATTGCGGCAAACACGGCATTATAGCGCGGGCCCGGTCGGCCTATGCGGCGGCGGGCAAAAAAATACCCGACGGCATTGATCCGCTCTGGCTGGCCGAAGCGGCGGAAAGCGGCGACAAGGCCGCGCTGGAGCTGTGGCGCAAAACAGGCGAATACCTCGGGTACGGGCTGGGCAACGCGTGCGTGCTGCTGAGCCCGGACGCGATAGTGTTTACCGGCGGGCTCAGCGGAGCGAAAAAATTTTTTATGCCGGCGGTTGAAAAAGTGTTCGCGGACTGGGCGATGGACACGGCGTTCAGGCATGTGAAGCTGAAAGTGTCGCGCTTTCCTAATCTGGGCAGTATGGGCGCCGCGCTGTATGCCCGGCATTGCTGCCGGAAATAA
- a CDS encoding tyrosine-type recombinase/integrase translates to MREQAEKFLLYLRSRNYAARTLRAYSACLDEYLEFQGRRGAATLAGFNRTNIRLYLAYLSAAGPARNTVITKISALRSFARYAMDQGLLKRNPFLLLPLPKKERRLPRFLTEEEVAGLIDGLKYTDRAGGRKSSLPRYEKRDRALLELLYSSGLRRAEAAGMNVGDVDFYSGFVRVLGKGSKERLVPVGERALAALREYLAERAGPGPGEPMFVNRNGARLGGHGVAFVLKRALYVTGAERAVSPHALRHSFATHMLNNGCDLRALQEMLGHRNLATTQIYTHVSYRHLRKAYDGAHPKAARRRHAAFKPDGTDGRAA, encoded by the coding sequence ATGCGGGAACAGGCCGAGAAATTTCTGCTGTACCTGCGGTCGCGCAATTACGCGGCCCGCACGCTGCGCGCGTACAGCGCATGCCTTGACGAGTATCTGGAATTTCAGGGCCGGCGCGGCGCGGCAACGCTCGCGGGGTTTAACAGGACGAACATACGGCTGTATCTGGCGTATCTGAGCGCGGCCGGCCCGGCGCGCAACACCGTGATAACAAAGATTTCCGCGCTGCGCAGTTTCGCCCGCTACGCGATGGATCAGGGTTTGCTCAAGCGCAATCCGTTTCTGCTGCTGCCGCTGCCGAAAAAAGAGCGCCGGCTGCCGCGGTTTCTTACCGAGGAGGAAGTGGCCGGGCTGATTGATGGGCTTAAATATACGGACCGCGCGGGCGGCCGCAAGAGCAGTCTGCCCCGGTATGAGAAACGCGACCGCGCGTTGCTTGAGTTGCTTTACTCCAGCGGCCTGCGCCGCGCGGAAGCCGCGGGGATGAATGTAGGCGACGTGGATTTTTACAGCGGGTTCGTGCGGGTGCTGGGGAAAGGCTCGAAAGAACGGCTGGTGCCGGTGGGCGAGCGGGCGCTGGCGGCTTTGCGGGAGTATCTCGCCGAACGGGCCGGGCCGGGGCCCGGTGAGCCGATGTTTGTCAACCGCAATGGCGCCCGGCTAGGCGGGCACGGAGTTGCGTTCGTGCTGAAGCGGGCGCTGTATGTGACCGGCGCCGAACGCGCGGTTTCGCCGCATGCGCTGCGCCACAGTTTCGCCACCCATATGCTTAACAACGGGTGCGACCTGCGTGCGCTGCAGGAAATGCTCGGGCACCGGAACCTGGCCACGACCCAGATTTACACGCATGTGTCGTACCGGCACCTGCGCAAGGCGTATGACGGGGCTCATCCGAAAGCGGCACGGCGGCGCCACGCCGCCTTCAAGCCGGACGGAACTGATGGGCGCGCCGCATGA